In Zea mays cultivar B73 chromosome 7, Zm-B73-REFERENCE-NAM-5.0, whole genome shotgun sequence, the following proteins share a genomic window:
- the LOC100382057 gene encoding ubiquitin-conjugating enzyme E2 variant 1C-like isoform X1, with product MTPGSSAAGSGVVVPRNFRLLEELERGEKGIGDGTVSYGMDDADDIYMRSWTGTIIGPHNFMSSCINLFSYLKTVHEGRIYQLKLFCDKDYPEKPPSVRFHSRINLTCVNHETGVVDPKKFSVLGNWQRDYSMEYILTHLKKEMTSPQNRKLVQPPEGTFF from the exons ATGACGCCGGGAAGCTCGGCCGCCGGATCCGGCGTCGTCG TTCCTCGGAACTTCAGGCTCCTAGAAGAGCTTGAACGTGGAGAGAAGGGCATTGGAGATGGGACAGTGAGCTATGGAATGGATGACGCAGATGACATCTACATGCGATCATGGACTGGCACTATTATTGGCCCTCATAAT TTTATGTCGAGTTGTATTAATCTCTTTTCTTACTTGAAGACCGTCCATGAGGGTCGCATCTACCAGCTGAAGTTGTTCTGCGACAAGGACTACCCTGAGAAGCCACCATCAGTTCGATTTCATTCAAGAATAAACTTAACATGCGTTAATCATGAAACTGGAGTG GTTGACCCGAAGAAGTTCAGCGTTCTGGGTAACTGGCAGCGTGATTACTCAATGGAATACATCCTAACCCATCTCAAGAAAGAGATGACATCGCCACAGAACCGCAAGCTAGTTCAGCCTCCGGAAGGGACATTCTTCTAA
- the LOC100382057 gene encoding Ubiquitin-conjugating enzyme E2 variant 1C-like encodes MTPGSSAAGSGVVVPRNFRLLEELERGEKGIGDGTVSYGMDDADDIYMRSWTGTIIGPHNTVHEGRIYQLKLFCDKDYPEKPPSVRFHSRINLTCVNHETGVVDPKKFSVLGNWQRDYSMEYILTHLKKEMTSPQNRKLVQPPEGTFF; translated from the exons ATGACGCCGGGAAGCTCGGCCGCCGGATCCGGCGTCGTCG TTCCTCGGAACTTCAGGCTCCTAGAAGAGCTTGAACGTGGAGAGAAGGGCATTGGAGATGGGACAGTGAGCTATGGAATGGATGACGCAGATGACATCTACATGCGATCATGGACTGGCACTATTATTGGCCCTCATAAT ACCGTCCATGAGGGTCGCATCTACCAGCTGAAGTTGTTCTGCGACAAGGACTACCCTGAGAAGCCACCATCAGTTCGATTTCATTCAAGAATAAACTTAACATGCGTTAATCATGAAACTGGAGTG GTTGACCCGAAGAAGTTCAGCGTTCTGGGTAACTGGCAGCGTGATTACTCAATGGAATACATCCTAACCCATCTCAAGAAAGAGATGACATCGCCACAGAACCGCAAGCTAGTTCAGCCTCCGGAAGGGACATTCTTCTAA